The genome window CGGTTTAAGTTCCAAATCCAAAGAAACTAAATCTGCTTCTTGCTCAAGACTGTGCAGCTTGCTATCCAAAGTCACCAATTCTAAACGGGTAGTGGTTAATTCTTTTTCCAATGCCAATTGTTCAATCCCGTCCGTCGACTGAGCCAAACGTGCTGCTTTATTATCCAGAATTTCTCGCTGTTTCATCACTTCCTGATATTCTTGGCTTAAATCGAGAACAGTAGTTTTACTATAATCAATTTCCCCCCAGGTACCTACTTCTGTTAAAAAATCGGAGTATTCACTTACAGGGATTCTCATACTTAAAACACCCCGATTATCTTCTTCTACCACATAACCTCCCTTTGTTTCCAGCATTTCTTTTAAGGATTCAAGTACTTCCTGCTGATCAGGCACTTTTAAAATAAGTTCAGCCTGCTTTTTCTTTTTTTCAACCACCGCAAAATTATCAACCGCCATTTTAGCCATCATTTGCGGCATAAATTCTTGTTCCAGATTCTCCAAAACCTCAACTTCATTTGGCTGAAAAATCGGTAAAAAAACAATTAACAACAAAATGGTTAAAACAGCAGGAGCTAAAAACAGTGCTCTTTTTAAATTTAACAATCTATCCCCAAAGTGGCCTGCTTTTTTAACTTCACTTGCCACCTGCTGATAAATCTCACGCCGCAAACTAGCCGGAGGGGTTACTTCTTTCAAAACCGATAATTGCTCAACTAAATCTTTTAAAGCCATAAATTCCGCATAACAAT of Clostridia bacterium contains these proteins:
- a CDS encoding DUF4349 domain-containing protein; protein product: MKCETVLEKLSLYLDKELAHTEREAIEEHLNECADCYAEFMALKDLVEQLSVLKEVTPPASLRREIYQQVASEVKKAGHFGDRLLNLKRALFLAPAVLTILLLIVFLPIFQPNEVEVLENLEQEFMPQMMAKMAVDNFAVVEKKKKQAELILKVPDQQEVLESLKEMLETKGGYVVEEDNRGVLSMRIPVSEYSDFLTEVGTWGEIDYSKTTVLDLSQEYQEVMKQREILDNKAARLAQSTDGIEQLALEKELTTTRLELVTLDSKLHSLEQEADLVSLDLELKPVFSLVQVQKVFGQALKNLLIGLVALLPFLAVLGIIGYLIWCFK